The Candidatus Marsarchaeota archaeon DNA segment ATGTACGCATACACGACTTCGACTACGACATGCGCAGGACCAAAGCCTTTGCAAGCATTGCCAATACAATAGTCTGCACAATATACATAAACGACTCACGTTTTTCACATGGCATAGTGAGCAAAACCGAAAAGAAAAAGCTCAAGCGCGAGCTTATGGAAAAGATTGCAGCAATAAAGGACAGCGACGGCAGCAAGCTGATCGTTAAGGTATTCGATGCAGATGATTATTATGAAGGCACAAAGCTCTTTATAGCTCCTGACATAATGGCAGAGATAAAGCGCGGTTACCTGATAGACGTTTTCGGTTACCAGAAAAGCGGCAGGCTTTTCATGGCTCCAGAGATGGCAAAGCGCGGCGACCACATGCGGAACGGCATATTGGGGCTTCTATCGACCAGCGAACCAATCGATTACAAGGACATATCCAAAAGCAAGGTGTACGTCTACAATGTAGCCCCTACAATACTGAAATATTTTGACTGCGCTGCGGAAACAGATGCGCGCTACAAACCAATATTCTAGTGATGGGATTGGCAAGGGTGCTTATATTTGATACAAGCTCGCGCCTTGACACAGTAGGCGGAGCCCAGCGGGTTGCTGCGAACCTTTTCTACGAGCTTAGGAAGCGCGGGCTTGAAACATTCTATCTCGGCTACAGGACTGATTACCTAAATCATGCCGAAAAAAATGTTATGTTTTTGAAGCCTTCAAAACAACGGGAGCTAAAGAAATTCTTCGAAAAACACAAGGTTGACAAGGTTATAGAAAGCAAGATCGTTAGGATTGGGTATTATACCATATATTCGCTGCGCGGAATAAACACCGTCGATATGGTGCCATTTCTCAAAAAAATAGCGCCAGACGTAATACTTGCCAGCTCAATAACAGACTATGTAATACTCAAAAAAGTGCGAAGGTTTGTCCCAGATGCCAAGATAATCTATGTGGACCATGCGAACGCTTCAGGCACATATAACGGCGCGTTTGATTACAACATAATGCATCTCACATTCGGCACTGGAAGATTCGTAGGCCTTGCGAAAGCAAGGAAAAGGTTCTTTGAATTCTTCGACGGCATAATTGCATTGAATATACCGCAATACGAAGCAATAAAGCAGTACAATAAAAACGTGACGATAATACACAGCAGCTCATTGCTTGAGGGCAAAAAGCCAACGGAAGCAGAAATCTCAAGCTTCAAGAAAAGGATGGGCCTTGCTGGAAAGAGGATAGTGCTGTACTTAGGCAGGCTTTCGGAAGCGCAGAAGAACGTAAGCGCACTGATAAAGGCGTTCCAAGAAATAGACGACGAATCCATGCGCTTGCTGATCGTTGGCGACGGAAAATCAAGGCAGCTATATGAAGAAATGGCTTCAAAGGACAGGCGGATAATCCTGGCGGGGAGAGTGCCTGAAGATATGCTGCCATTGTACTATTCAATTGCTGATCTGTACGTGCTTCCTTCAATATGGGAATCCTTCAACGCAACCTTTATAGAGGCCGCTACGTTCGGCGCGCCGCTTCTGCTGTCAGAGAACGCGATAAACAAGGACATAGAAGAAAGGTTCGGCAGGAAGCTCATGCTTTTTAACCCGAACGACATAGAAGAGCTCAGGAACAAGATAACTGCAGTGCTAAATGACAAAGCCTTAAGGAATCAGCTGCTGGAGCTTTCAAAGGACATAGCAAAGGAATACAGCAAAAAGGCCCAGATGGATGCCTACGCAAATGCCATAAAGAAGTTTTATAAAGATGGCACATTCTGAGCCAAGCCCGCATGCCAACAGCCTACTTCTTCTAGCACTGCTTTAAAAGCGCTTCGCGCGCAGCTTTGCAGCCAATACGGCATTGCTGATGCAAAGACTTTAAGAAATGCGCTGAAATATATCTACGGACTGGGATATGGTTATCGCATGGCTAATATAATCGTAAAAGGATCAGAAATAACACAAATCATAATAAACAGGCCAGAGAAGCACAATGCCCTGGACTACGAAACATTGCAGTCTCTTTCGAAAAGCATTTCGCTTGCATCTTCAAACGACAAATGCAAAGCGATAATTATAAGCGGTGCCGGCGGCAGGGCATTTTCTGCAGGGGCAGATGTAAGCTATCTTTATAGCATAAGCAGCAAGAAAGAGGCCATAGAAGCCTTTGAAGCATTCTATTCGGCATACAAGTGCATATGGGATTCGCCAAAGCCGACAATAGCAGCCATAAGCGGCTACTGCCTAGGCGGTGGCAACGAGCTAGCAATCTCGTGC contains these protein-coding regions:
- a CDS encoding glycosyltransferase family 4 protein; this encodes MLIFDTSSRLDTVGGAQRVAANLFYELRKRGLETFYLGYRTDYLNHAEKNVMFLKPSKQRELKKFFEKHKVDKVIESKIVRIGYYTIYSLRGINTVDMVPFLKKIAPDVILASSITDYVILKKVRRFVPDAKIIYVDHANASGTYNGAFDYNIMHLTFGTGRFVGLAKARKRFFEFFDGIIALNIPQYEAIKQYNKNVTIIHSSSLLEGKKPTEAEISSFKKRMGLAGKRIVLYLGRLSEAQKNVSALIKAFQEIDDESMRLLIVGDGKSRQLYEEMASKDRRIILAGRVPEDMLPLYYSIADLYVLPSIWESFNATFIEAATFGAPLLLSENAINKDIEERFGRKLMLFNPNDIEELRNKITAVLNDKALRNQLLELSKDIAKEYSKKAQMDAYANAIKKFYKDGTF